The window CGCCACCATTGGTTTCGACACAAGAGCCGAAGCAGTTGTTTTCGGTTGTTCAGCAGACATCTTTTAACACAAGGAAATCTcaactaaagaaaaagagatcaaAACTATTGATCAAAGAGAACAACTCGAaacgagaaagaaaaagaagaacaactagaaaaagtgtttagaaattttgattcttaagctctgataccatgtagaattgGATACCATAGTAATCGTTCTGTTGATTCTTAAGCCTCTTTATTATGTTCATATCATCGTTTATATACACACGACATTAGGGTTACGATACACAAGACTAGGGTTGACGTTAACCGTCATACACAAGAAACTTATCAAAGCCCAACACACAAAAAACCCACACATATAGCCCAACATACAAACGAAAGCGGTAACAATCGAAGCAATCGAAGAAGTATTGGCCATAAAACCGGAAAATAATGACAgtgttattattttgttaaccgGAAATAGATGGTTAgccaattaaaatatttcttcaaGATATAGATTGTTGTTTTACCAGTactggttttattttataaaagtaataaagtaaaataaagtaataaaacttaaaattttgaagagataaataatataatttaagaatAAATTGCTGAAATATCTTAAATACttagagagagataagaaatcTTGTCCAGCCAATAAGATAAAGTATCAATTCCTAATTATAGTTACATGATATAaggaagtttatttttttgttaaaaatattatacaaagaaggaattgttacatatatatcttatataaagAAGGAAAATATACTTCTTGTTTTagtcaaacagaaaaaaatatatatttctttaaataatatACCTATAAAAATAATGAGTCCTGCCAAATCTTTTCAAACTTGAaaacaatcttttttgtttgttttaagtttGTCCCTTTGCACATATTCTTCATAATCATTAAGCAAACACTTTGTTTGTACCATTCAAAAGCATATAATTGGTTTGAAACTGGTTAAAGaataatttgtttgaaactGGTTAACGAATAATTGGTTTGAAGCTACTATATTATTTCCTTGAGACTTGCAATATAGAAATATTGATTAAACagaaatgttttataaaataatctttCACCCAAATAACGGATGAAAATTACTATACcatattgtcaaatttttatttcttatccCATATAAGCATTATACAAATAGGGAGCTagcatagaagaaaaaaagaattagaaatCAAAGTCCTCTTAGTACTTGAGACCAAGAGTGAGTTCAAGAGACATGTCTTCTTCACCATTTGCACCATCCCCAGCAACAATAACATCATtgtctttattttcattttttcccacCTGCCATATAATATACATTTATCTAATTCATATGCATCGAATCTATAAGTTGATGAAAATGAATACTTTATAAGGTAAGAAATgcacaaggaaaaaaaaaaaaaaggaagaaggaaaAATTACCCTTGAAGATTGATAGAGAGACTTGCAAGATACTTCCATTGGGGTTACCTTCCTAGTACTATCCAATTGTAGcatataagaaattgaaaaagatagTTAACTAACAAACTAccaaaaaataatgattatgcAATAACctaatttaattacttttgttgattttggaCAGCATCTCGAAGATGTTCATAGATCTGAAGGTACTGTTGAGATTGTCTCTGATTCATTTTCAGTATCATTCTCCTTTCTGCATAAAAAGGACATAATAAACTCACTATGCACTATAATGAGCATCAATGCATGTATTGCCGTATGCAAAGTTACAacactaacatatatatatttaactctAAATAAAAGTGTATGATAGTTATTTACCTTTTACAGATACTCCTTCTTTCTTGTTCCTATACATCTATGGAAAGTAAACAcatatatttgattaaatacATTGATGCAATATAGCTTTTATATGGATACATATCATGTATAGCTAGCTAATAATGTGTGTATGAATCATAAGGACCTGGAGATGGCTTTTAACTTGTGATAAAGTAAGGTCTCCTTCACCCATATAGTTCAAAATTTTCTTAGGTGTTGCCGCTGCAATTAAGAATATTAACTATAATGAAtctaaaaagagaaatttgatcatggataatatataatcatCGAAAAACTGAGACGAGAGGTATCTTAATGAAAGAGACGGTTAATTTCAATGACGAAATTTTGGGATACTCTGTTTTATTACAGAGTAATCGACTCTGTATTAGGTTTAAAGAAAATTGCTTACTCCTTTCGTCACCGAGAAATTCAACAGCTTCTACAAAAAGGTGATGACGATCATCAGTCCAGTGCATACGCGACATTGTTGACCTAACGTAAGATCTAACGATTGCGTTTCTCATCAGATTTTTTCTCCGGCTTAgttaagtttatgttttgtttataaaatgaacagtatatatatagaatattgttatgattaaaatattcatatataattcccaaaattaaaataagaaaagaaattcAATGCTTATTATTTCTTAGTTGTCACTtgtaatttcatatttaattatttctccAAACAAGGAAACACAAAATTGCACATTTGcttaaaagatatattttatctttgagTTGTCTtttatctaataataataatctgtATGATaggatttatatttttctaatcaaaattaatattatcagatttatcttctttttatattctaattatatagatttatttttatgtaataattgttttatattcAGAACTCATTTATGGCATAAGCATTGTTGCTTATTTgcattattttgaaaaaaatgatattaataatttaaaaaccatccaaaaaaataacatacacatacacaaatatatatatatatatatatatatatatatatatatatatatatattattgattctAATTAGAATTTTTTGAAAcaacctgacccattttttgtttttaatataatattaaactagcgatctcatactcactattATCTTTACTCCAATCAAACCacagcggataacataaacCAATCTCATTAAATAAACCAGCATCCCAACATCATTATAATGAcccactctagcaacctaatgGATACCAAATAACACATTAACGAACCGTTAGAAGATCCCCCTCTTCATCGCCTTAATTCCGGGGTCACATTTTGTCTTAACCTGCACCGCAAACAACAATTTAGATACATGAGTATATCaaaaatactcagtgaggcaatcctcccatctacttagctatacacacaagcaattgagatctccaataaaaaaataataagtaacacaatcaaaccaagcaacaaacaaagaacaatCGCTGCTGAAGAATGGTGCCGACCGACTGTAAAGCCCCCGAACCATCCTATGGTCGGACGGGCCATCGGTCAGCCACAGAACGCTACAGTGGGAACCGTACCGGGGTGGTCCAGTCGAGGGACGGCAGCTGCAGATTCCCAACCGGTCCCTGGACGCAATTCCACCCTCGACCGAGGCTGCTATGGCTTTGCAACCATCGAGGCCTGGTTCGTTGTGTTGGCCTGGACAAGGCCAAGTATCAAATTCACTTGTCATGTTTCCCCccaaaatcatttatattacttatagtaaattataaCATTGAAAATAAGTTATCAAAGCAATATATAGTCGAATCCTTTTCATAGAATACATACATAGTAGGGAAAATATaggttttacaaaaacacataaaaatccTTATCCGAcaccctaatgtttgctccagctctataCTCATCCTAGGCTTCCGGCaagacaaaatattatcatgagtaatcttagattactcagtgagctgGGTACCCCTTTTTCCGAACATGCATTCTAATTTTTCCCACCCCAACTACCCCAACAAGCATCAAGTAAACAAAACTGCGCAAGAAGAACATGGCAGAAgcagaaaacaaacaacaagcaatgaAGGTTAGATAAATCAAGAATAGACTCGATAAACCTAGACACTTCAATCCTATGGAAACACGTGATAAACAAAGAagactataaataaatcaagatgACTTGattactctagactcttttctcctatgggccctcgataatctgttatGTTCCACAATAACTTCCCATATTGAAACCACAAAGGGAAGCAGCATGAGCCACAGAGGTCGCATCGTCATGCAGCGGTCcggctagtagctagctaggcACCGAATTGTTTCTTAGTGTGAGTAACCACTTGGGATTAGGCTCAAGAGACATCCTCTCAACACACTTGGAACTAAAGATTGACCACTCTATTCTAGCTAGGACTCAGGAAATAaaattcaagagactagctAAAATAAGTACTACAATTCAAAGAGTTAGAAATAACGCAGAGAATTTAGTACAACAAACCACAAGCAATtcaagcaagaaatcaagcaaagcaagcaagaattcaagcaaacaatcaacaagcaacaagAAATAAATTCAAGCAACTTAGATTGTTTTACATGCATGCAAGTCCAACTTAAGCAGAATATTGCAATTTAATTCATCAAGTAAACTATGATCAaattaatcatgcatgcaagcCCTTTGTCCGGTTTTTAAGCAATCCAAATTTGCTAACAACAATGCATCAAGTAAACATAACTTCATTATGTAAACATGAGATTTCTATCTCTTCAGTTTTTGATATGCATGGTGATCCTAGCATCAATTCTATGTGATTAAACAAGAAtgtagcatgaatcctaccagtTTAAGCATGTAACATCCTTTTAAATTAACTgattctagcatgaatcctGGTCTAAATGCAGCAAGCAATAGGTGCGTACAAGAGCCCTAGAGCTCAAGCAGCAGCCAACCAAACTACCACAGACTCACTGTGATCTAGCATTGAATGGTCAGACTTAACTGCACCGCGGATCAAACAGCGTCCCTTCAGTGTCCAGACGACGTTCCCTTAACGTCCATAAGCTCCGGCCTCTTCTTCTTAGGATGATCAGCACTTAGAGAAATTTTGGTCTTTATTTTGGGAAGAGAATGTCAAAAATTAACTAAGAGGCTGGTATTTATATGCATGCATGCCCATCTCTCCCCTTGGATTCGCTTGGACAAGTGTAGCGCATGCGCTGACACTTGATGCTGCATGCGTTGCATGGCGCGCGTGCGCTGAACAAGTGGTGCTGCATGCACTGCATGGCGTGCGTTAAACCCACTCGCCGCACAAGTGTCATCTTTCTTCAACAAGTGGCAACTCCTTCTCTAAATGgtattttttcttcaacaaaTGGCAATTCTTGCGCTAAATGGTGTATCTCACTCAAAAAATGGTAAATCATCTCCCAAGTGTCTCACTTCTTCCTTCCTATATAAACAATGGATTTGGCGATCAAAAATAGAACTTTCGACTCTTCTCCGAGTTCTTGTCCCTCTTACGTCCATCAGATGTCCAACATGCGTGCGTCCGTACCGTGTTCGTCATGCGTCCATACCTTGTCAGTCCTGCGCTCGTACCGTGTCCGTCCTGCGGTCATAATTTTGCATGGGACACTGGCCTTCGATTGGAACACAAAGTCTCGACCGTTCCTTGGCTTATTTTAGTTTTCACTtggccattcttcttctttttactttttaggaCTTCCTATCGGTGAAAATCTCTTGACCATCGGCCATCCACTCTGTTGGTTTGATGGCTCCCACGTCCGGTATTGGCCTTCACCCATTCTTCGACTTATTGATATTTATTTGGACTTCTTTCGGttgttcttctttattttctcctCCTTCTTTCTGATGAGTCCTTTCcgggtcttcttcttcaaaattttaacttGGGTTTTATCCCTTAGTAAGGGTTAATACACTGGCACCCTTCTAGTTTCGATAGTTATTGACACCTGACgaaggttggtgtcgatcgtCACTCGCAactcggtgtcgaccgacattcCAGAAAATCCTGGTTTGTGTCAACCGACATCTTCACatagtgtcaatcgacactcgTTAGGGTTCTCTCGCTATCCTCGCATTGGTGCGACCAAAACcctcctggtgtcgaccgacactgatgCCGAACATCGATCTCCAGCTCCAATTTCTGCCTCCAAACACCTCACACATGTCCAAGGCATTCCCAAGAGTGAAACCAAGCACATAAGACACGAATagtgatgtgtctgtattttataggttttaaccatagttttaatatatgttttgagtcttttattgagtcaaagtgtgcttttagatttattttagtcttttgtgagtctttacaggttctaggctactttggaagaaaaatgagtgttttggggatgaaatgaagcatctggagccaatttggtgaagattGGTCAGAccagcaagcagatggagcaaacacagaaaaatcatccaggatcggctgatccTCATTCGGGATAGACTGAtcccgtacccgaagcaacttttcctttttcgttttaaaacgacttttagggttttattttgatatttaagttagaggctcagcctccagagacataagctttattttttgagactattttgtattgaaagctgggggagaagatctctgatccttcttgacactttggagaagatttctaaaccctattttctattcttttgcaattcaattatgttttcttcatgattgatttgttgttcttttatctccatgtctgagtagttattctattgggtttcgggtttaaaaggggtttatgattctctaagcataggttgttagatttggggttgatctattttgttcttcatctattgttgttcttaatgcttaaactagattagctacctagtttctgattttaggtttaattcatcagggcaccaaaagtgttgttgagttgctggaaaagaacttaggtgagcaaTGTGGTCCTTAGCCAatggaagttgaagttgaggcaccttgtgaacatatcaaacctaaacttttattgcttgcttggtttgctaggtccaaacgacggtttagggtttagtagaTTTCATTGTATAGATAGCTAACGATGCAgaagtaggttagttttacatcagtgatttgagttctagaacaGTGTCTAATGAAACCTCATCTTCCACCTTAGTCCAAGAATTATATCCCCAAATATTCCCACCTTATTTACTTTCAATTTTGATAGTTACTTGTTTCACAAAACTTCCTctttttgtcttagctatatttaatcttcataatttcatattacAATTGATTGGTCtatgtggattcgatcctggagtgttacaacgataccactagattgTGGTGGAGTACGCATTAagttttaattgacctttgatcaaaAAGCAGCCAAACAATCAAGGGAATCAACCAAACAACTCATAGAACACAAAATCAGAGAATCTTAAACTTAGATAAGCCATTGTCATGCACTCACATTTTAGCAAGAAGATTTTGACTCTAGAAGGACGAAAACAACACCTCAACAAGCCTCCAACATGTTCCTAGCCTCAGATCATCACTCCACATAAAGGATCTCTCAAAAAAGGCACAAAACTCACAATAAATAATTGGGaaacttctccttctctctggACACGACAAAAAAGGTTGACCAAAGCCCCAAGTCGACTTCTAACATTTAATATCACGGTTTTAGGGGTTTTCCTAATCCAAACCGCTCTAATagataattaaaacaaaccgaCCGAACCAGAAATTGATGGTGTCAACTGACACCcacattggtgtcgatcgacatccatCCCAAACCATTGGttcttgaattttaaaattctctCATGGTATGCTGATGGAGCTTCGAACTCTTTTCCTCTAGCTTGGACTACCAATCATGGagtttgattttaataaatatgtgattgacaaacaaaaaaatggttctTCGAGATGAAACAATTTTGGGAAATTTGAAGAAGTGATTTTTGTGATAccactttcaaaaatattgtatcTCTAAAACCTTGAAAAATGTCCCTAAAAACCTGAAATCTAGCCAAATATGTATAAGCCttacaaaacatatacaaaaactCCACTTATAAGCATATATGTAAGCCCTTATAAATACTTTAACTGAGTCTTAGAGTGGTAGTTTCAGAAATGCCTTATATACctcacaaaatcatataaacctCTTAAATTCAATGaggagtattttaaaaaaatttactaatttgTCAGCATGTGAACATTTTGTTGTAAGAAAAATTGGAAGCCTTTCTCTCTcttaacacaaatcaatatgaacaattatatttttactgtCAATATGAGATCATGTATTGAGTAGTCAAAACTAAAGCACAAATCATGGTGAACAATATCATGTGGCTGAAAATTTGGAGTAGTCACCGCAAATTATTaaatctcctttttctctcgcACTGTAgcagttaaaaaaaactatagtaaaTGTGGCCAATTCCCAAGTCTCATAATCTATTCTACCTCttaagaatcaaacacaaaatgacCAGTTTCTTCTTATTCATTAGTAAGATTACACTTAACAACACACATACCGGTCCtagatacataaaataaaaatttagaaacaacacCACTCAAAGAAAAAATCCTTAAGGTTCACCATAGTGAGAATGAACTTGCAATCTTGTTTATAGTTGAGCAGATAGAGTCATAGAAAAAGGTCTgcagaaaaggaaaacaatacaACAATGTATGATTAAGagagaaatttgattttttttcttgtttgttatcAACTGAGAATGAATATAATCACTTACAAATTATAATTAGAAGAACTAATTAaatatctttctatatatattcacGACTTCTACCAtataaagatttgttttttttcgaaCCTGCTACACTGTACCAAAGcaagaaatatatgaataattaaagaaaatagtaaGCAAAACATAGCATGCAATTCCCATAATGAAGAAACTAACTTGTAATCTATTTtgagcaaaataaataaaccattACTAATGCATTAACATAGTATAGgtaaactacaaaaaataaccagttacaaccaatataaatttgtaCTTGTGTGGATACTATTGAGAAGCTTAAACAGCCACAAGTTGTACCCATCAGCTATTTGGAACAATAAGCATACTAATCAGTTTTAATTAGACAATTTATAGATGATGTTAAGATTGTCTTAACATTAGTATAAgacaattttctttcttttgagaaGCTTAAACAGCCACAAGCTGTACCCATCAGCTATTTGGAACAATAAGCATACTAATCAGTTTCAATTAGACAATTTATAGATGATGTTCAATCATTAATTATCTTCATCATTCTAATTTATATTCTAAAGCCAAGTCTTGTTGGTGATTTCTTCAAAAGAGTACTCTATGAATATGCTTGATCTTCtagatcttctttcttctctgtagTTGACattcatcaaataaaaacaGTAGGATGTGAGAAATATTATAAAGGAGCAGTAACtacaaaaattaaagtaaaggAAAGCGAAAAGGGTTGAAGTAGCAGTTAATACAAAAATCAAGTAAGAGAAGACGAAGTGGATCAGTCAAGCAACAT is drawn from Camelina sativa cultivar DH55 chromosome 8, Cs, whole genome shotgun sequence and contains these coding sequences:
- the LOC104707604 gene encoding uncharacterized protein LOC104707604, whose protein sequence is MGEGDLTLSQVKSHLQMYRNKKEGVSVKERRMILKMNQRQSQQYLQIYEHLRDAVQNQQNTRKVTPMEVSCKSLYQSSRVGKNENKDNDVIVAGDGANGEEDMSLELTLGLKY